A stretch of DNA from Leptolyngbya subtilissima AS-A7:
GTCAGCCCGGTTTCGACCACCTGACCGTTTTGCATCACCATCAGCCGATGGGCTAAAAGCCTGACCACACCGATATCGTGGGTCACCAAGATGACGCTGAGATGGAGCGTGCGGACCAGCGATCGCATCAAATCCAGTAGTTTGGCTTGCACGGAAACGTCTAACCCGCCTGTTGGCTCATCCATCAGCACTAGCCTCGGCTGCGTCACCAGAATGCGGGCGAGCTGAAGTCGCTGCTGCATACCACCAGAAAAGGTACTTGGCAAGTCATCCATGCGGCTGTGGGGAATTTCTACCTGGCTCAGCCACTCGATGGCCTCGGAGCGAATATTGCCGTAGTGGCGTTCTCCCACATCGAGCAAACGCTCACCGATATTGGCTCCGGCAGTGACGGTCATGCGCAGCCCATCGCGGGGATTTTGCTGCACAAAACCCCATTCGGTTTTCATCAGCTTGCGGTGATGAACTTCCGGCAGAGTGCGCAGGTTAATGGGTTGACCGCTGCGATCGCAATAAACAATCTCCCCCGCATCTACTGAAATATGACCAGCAATGGCATTTAGTAACGTACTTTTTCCGGAGCCAGATTCGCCAATGATGCCTAGAACTTGGCCAGGGTAAAGATCAAAGGAAATGCGATCGCAGGCACAAATTGAATTGTAGGTTTTGCTGAGGTTATCGATAGTTAATAGTGGCTGCATGGGGCTGCGTTATTTTTCAACTTAGTGTGGGGGCCGACAAAT
This window harbors:
- the phnK gene encoding phosphonate C-P lyase system protein PhnK, yielding MQPLLTIDNLSKTYNSICACDRISFDLYPGQVLGIIGESGSGKSTLLNAIAGHISVDAGEIVYCDRSGQPINLRTLPEVHHRKLMKTEWGFVQQNPRDGLRMTVTAGANIGERLLDVGERHYGNIRSEAIEWLSQVEIPHSRMDDLPSTFSGGMQQRLQLARILVTQPRLVLMDEPTGGLDVSVQAKLLDLMRSLVRTLHLSVILVTHDIGVVRLLAHRLMVMQNGQVVETGLTDQVLDDPHHPYTQQLVSATLMP